A segment of the Deltaproteobacteria bacterium genome:
CGATCGCCCGTAACAACTGCTCGTGCGCGCGGCGCAGTGGCTCGGCGTGCGCGTCGCCGAGAGACGTGCGCAGCTGCGTCGAGCCGACGAGGTCCGTGACGAGCACGCCGCCAAGGCGCCGAGAGGACAGGCCCGCGGCGGCAGCGCTCATTTCAGCCGCGGAACCACGCCGCTCGCGAGCGCACGCTCGGCCTCCGCGCGCGCCGATGCGCGCAGGAACGTGAAGCCGTGAATCGCGTCGAGCTGGGCTGCGTTCCCAACGAGCGCGAAGGCCGCGAGCTTGCCGCCCGTGATCGCGCTCTCGAACGCGCCCATGTTCATCCCCGTGTACGTCCAGTCGCCGGCGAGTACGACGTTCGCGAACCCACTGTCCCACGCGAAGCGGCGCGCCGCCGCGGTTCCGGGATTCGCCTGCACGTACGCCTCCGTCGGACGTGTGTTGGCGCGGTAGTACTGCGCGCGCAAGCGCTCCTCGCCCTTTGCCGTGGCGCTCGCCGCGCCGGGCACGTGAAGCAGCTCGAAGCGCAGCGAGTACGGATCGCTCGGGCCGATCCAGGCGCACGGCAGGAATTTTGCGATCAGGCGCAGCGCGCTGCTCGTCGCCGTCTCCACGCGCACCTCGTCGCGCTTCCGGCTGCGCTCGGTCTCGGGCTGGTCGAGCTCCTGAAGCTGCGCGCACAGGTAGATCAGCCCGTGCGGCGACTCCTGCTCCGGCCAAGCCTCGTACTCGATCAGGTCATCGAACACGACGAACGCGTTGAGCGGCTGCGGGTAAGACGAGCACGCGTAGCGCTCGCTGGGCCGCACGGTCGGCGCCGTCGCGTTCTCCAGGGGCTTCCACCCGAGCTTCTTCGTGCTCTCCGTCAGCCACACCTGCGCGGCCTGCGTGGAGGTGGTGCCGAGCTGCGACATGAACGCCCACTTCTTCTTCATGCCTGCGTCGCCGACGAGCCTCGTGATCGTCGGCGGAACCGCCCACACGACCTCGTCGAAGTCCTTGCGCAGCTCCAGCTTGCGCGCGCGCTCGCCCGGCTGGGACTCCCACGCCTCGAGGTCGGCGCCGCGCAGCGTGCTGGCGTCGCGCAGCTGCTCGTAGTTCGGCTTGTTGGGCCACGCCCAGAACGCTCCCTTCGTTGCGCGAGTCGGCCCCACCTCGACGAGCGGCTGGTAAGGCCGGTCGTTCTTGGTGCGCGCTTGGCGCCGGAAGTGCAGCTCGGTGACGCGCGCGTTCGCGCCGCCGGAGGACTTCGCACCGACCAGCTTGTGGAAGAACTCGAAGCGCACGCCCGCGCGCGCGAGCGAGAGATAGAGCGGCAAGATCACGCTCTCGCCGGTGCCCGCGGCCATGAAGTAGAAGTACGCGCCGCGGCCGATGACGCTGCGCAGCATCCACGTAACCCACGACGCGGCCGAGAGCTGTGGGCGCGCCGAGGTATCGCCGTTCGGGTACGCGAAGAGAATGTTCGCCACGTAGGTCAGGATTGGGGAGGACAACACGAGGTTCGAGACGCCGTGCTTCACGAGCCAATCGCGATAGTCGACCGCGTCGCTCTGATCGAGGTCGGCGCCGGGCAACAGCGAGCGCTCCGCGATGATCCCGCGCAGCACCGTCCAGTAGAGGTCGAGCACGGACAGCGCGCGCAGCGCGGTCGCATTGGGCGGTCGCACCGGCTGCGCGACCGCGGGCGGAGGCGTCGGAGGAAAAGCGTTGCCGAGAGCCGCGTTCACGACGATGCCGAAGGCCTGCCGCTGTGCATCGAGGTCGGCGATCCAGGCTTGCAGTCGCGCGTCGATCATGTCGCTCGGCAGATCGCCCGGAACGCCGGCCTGCTCCTGCCAGATTCGCCAGATCGTGCGGTGCAGCGCGCTCGCCGCTGCCTGCACCGCGGGCTCGTAGTCGCCGCGCAGCAGGTCAGACTCGTCGACGGTCTGGTGCTCCTCATCGGACCGTCCGCGCCATGCCAGCTGAATCAACACGCCGCGGACCACTTGCTTCCACCCGAGATCGGGTGTCCAACTGGCGTCCCAGGGATCGCCCTCGGTCGCCGGCAGCCAGTCGAGCACACCGCGCCAAACCAGCGGGGTCGCAGCGATCGCGTAGGTCCGCGAGCTGCCGAGGAACGCCGTGCTCAGCTGCTGCGTCGGCAACTGGTCGCGGTCCGCCGCGGCCAGGTTCGTGTAGACGTCGCGCATCATCGCGAAGGTGTTGAAGTAGAAATTGCAGAAGCCGTGAATGCCGTGTTCTTCGATCCGCTGATGATTCGCGGCGTCGCGGCCCGTCGCGCCCTTGCCGCCGACGCGCCACCCGAGCTGGTAGACGGTGATCTCGTACTTCTCGCGCCAAGCGGGGTCGCGCGTCAGATGGAAGGCCGCCGACAGCCCCGCCGGGCCGCCGCCCACGATCGCGATCTTCTTCCGCTCGGGCGCCCCGCCTGACTTCGCGACCTTCTTCCCCTTCGCCATCGCCGTCCCCTTCGACACCCTGGAGGGACGATTCTTGGCGATTCGCCGGCGCCTTCGGTGTGAAATGGCCCACGCGCCCGCGATTTTTCGCGGCTACAACGCGCGCGCCATGAACCGCTTCGAAGAGCTCCGGGCGCTGCTCGATCTCGAACAGATCGAGCTCAACATCTTTCGCGGCCAAAACGAGCGCGGGCAGATCGGCCGCCTGTTCGGCGGCCAGGTGCTCTCGCAAGCGTTGATGGCCGCGGGGCGCACCGTCGAGCACCTGCCCGCGCACTCGCTGCACGGCTACTTCCTGCGCCACGGCGATCCGGGCGTGCCCGTCGTGTACACGGTCGATCGCCTGCGCGACGGCAAGTCGTTCGTGACGCGCAACGTCGTCGCCTATCAGCGCGGCCAGGCGATCCTGAACTTGTCGGCGTCGTTCCACCGAGCCGAGGCCGGCATCGAGCATCAAGACGCGATGCCGCCAGCGCCGGAGCCCGAGAGCGTGCCGACTTGGGATCAGCGCATGGAGCAGGCGCGCGAGCGCTTTCCGAACTGGCAGGAGCGCTACGAGCGCGGCGCGCCGCCGATCGACTTTCGCTTCGTGAACTTGCCCGTCTATCTCGGCGGCGAGCCCGGCCCCGACCCGAACTTGATGTGGCTGCGCGCCGACGGCGAGCTGCCTGAGAGCGATGCGCTGCTGCACCAGTGCTTCATCACCTACGCGACGGACATGTCGATGATCGACACGATCGTGCGCCACCACGCGCGCCCGAGCTCGTTCATGGCCGGCATGTCGGCGAGCCTCGATCACGCGGTGTGGTTCCACCGCCCGTTCCGCGCGAACGAGTGGCTGCTCTACGCGCAGGACAGCCCGTGCGCGTACGGGGCCCGCGGCTTCGCGCGCGGCGCGATCTTCACGCGCGCGGGCGTGCGCGTGGCGTCGGTGGCGCAAGAGGGACTGGTGCGGCGCGGAACGCCGGCCAAGCGCCCGTAACAACTCGCCTCAGCCGCGCGTCGCGTGCTCCCGAATCGTCCGTAACAACTTCAGCGCCGCGGCGACCTCCTCGTACGCGCAGTGCTCCGCGAGCGAGTTCAGCGCCGCTGCCTCTTCGTGCGCCGCGGCGAAGTAGGTGCGGCGCCCGAGCGGCGTGGCGCGCAGCAGCGGCGCGCGACGGTGCCGAGGATTCGGTGCGCGCTCGAGCCAGCCCTCCGCGAGCAGCGAGTCGACCACGCGCAGCGTCGCCTGCCGCGACGCGCCGCGCTCACGCGCGAGCTCGCTCGCGGTCTTCTCGCCGTGCATCGCGCTGTGCAGCAGCGCCAGCCGCACGCTGCTGAGCCGCCCAAGCGCGAGGCCCTCCTGGGCGAACCGCTCCAGCTCGCGCAGTAGCTGGTGGAGTGCCGCTCCCGTCGCCGTGTACCGCGGCGCCGAGCTCGCTCGCCCCTGGGGTGCGGCGCTCATGGGAATTCCTCCCGCCCGCGCGCACTGTACGAGCCGATCGACGGATGTCATCTAGATGACAAACTCGGGAAATATCCAAAACCTCTTTAATCGATCCAATGAGTCGTCTCTGCGGGTGGTTTTCTCATCGATCGAGAAATTCTCTGCAAGCTGGCTTCAATCCGGACGAAGGTGCGGCTAACTGCAGCCGAATCGCGGGGGGCACGCATGGCGAACGAAACGCGCGACATCGACGCCGACGAGACGCAGGAGTGGCTCGAGGCGCTGGAGTCGGTGCTGCAGACCGACGGCGTCGAACGCGGGCACTACCTGATCGAGCGCTTGATCGACCGCGCGCGCCGCGCCGGCGCGCACCTCCCCTACAAAGCGACGACCGCCTACCTGAACACGATCCACGTCAGCGAAGAGCCGCACATGTCCGGCGAGCCCGGGCTCGAGCACCGCATCCGCTCGCTCGTGCGCTGGAACGCACTCGCGATGGTGGTGCAGGCGAACCGCGAATCGAGCGAGCTCGGCGGGCACATCGCGACGTGGGCGAGCGCCGCCACGCTCTACGACGTCGGCTTCAACCACTTCTGGAAAGGCCCCGATCACGCGGACGGCGCGGATCTGATCTACGTGCAGGGCCACTCCTCGCCCGGCATCTACGCGCGCGCGTTCCTCGAGGGCCGCCTCAGCGAGGAGCAGCTGCACAACTTCCGGCAAGAAACCGGAAAGCGCGGCGTCTCTTCGTACCCGCACCCGTGGCTGATGCCCGACTTCTGGCAGTTCCCCACGGTGTCGATGGGGCTCGGCCCGATCATGGCGATCTATCAGGCCCGCTTCATGAAGTACCTCGAGCACCGCGGGCTCGCCGAGATGAGAGGACGCAAGGTCTGGGCGTTCATGGGCGACGGCGAGATGGACGAGCCCGAGTCATTAGGGGCGATCGGGCTCGCGGCGCGCGAGGGACTCGACAACCTCGTGTTCGTCGTGAACTGCAACCTGCAGCGCCTCGACGGCCCGGTGCGCGGCAACGGCAAGATCATCCAAGAGCTCGAGGGCACGTTCCGCGGCGCCGGCTGGAACGTGCTGAAGGTGATCTGGGGCGACGCGTGGGATCCGCTGCTCGCGCGCGACAAGAAGGGCTTGTTGTTGGAGCGCATGGAGCGCGCGGTCGACGGCGACTACCAGAACTACAAGGCGAAGGGCGGCGCGTACGTGCGCGAGCACTTCTTCGGCGTGCATCCCGAGCTGAAGGCGATGGTCGCCAACATGACCGACGACGACATCTGGCAGCTGAACCGCGGCGGCCACGACCCGAGGAAGATCTTCAGCGCCTACCACGCCGCGGTGAATCAAGTCGGCCAGCCCACGGTGATCCTCGCCAAGACGATCAAGGGCTACGGGATGGGCGAGGCCGGCGAGGGCAAGAACTTCACGCATCAACAGAAGAAGCTCGGCGACGAGCAGCTGAAGAAGTTCCGCGATCGGTATCGCATCCCGATTCCCGACGACCGCATCGGCGATGCCCCGTTCTACAAGCCCGCCGACGGCAGCCCCGAGCTCGAGTACATGCACGAGCGGCGGCGCGCGCTCGGCGGCTACCTGCCGGCCCGCCGCGCGAACGCGCCGAAGCTCGAGGTGCCGCCGCTCTCCGCCTTCGACGCGCTGCTGCAAGGCAGCGGCGAGCGCGAGATGTCCACCACGATGGCGTTCGTGCGCATGCTGACCGCGTTGTTACGGGACAAGAAGCTCGGCAAGTACATCGTGCCGATCGTGCCGGACGAATCCCGCACGTTTGGCATGGAGGGGCTGTTCCGGCAGCTCGGCATCTACTCCTCGCAGGGTCAGCTCTACGAGCCCGTCGACTCCGACACGTTCGCGTACTACCGCGAGGAGAAGACCGGGCAGATGCTGCAGGAGGGCATCTGCGAAGCGGGCGGGCTCTCCTCGTGGATCGCGGCGGGCACTTCGTACGCGAATCACGGCCTGCCAATGCTGCCGTTCTACATCTTCTACTCGATGTT
Coding sequences within it:
- a CDS encoding winged helix-turn-helix transcriptional regulator, giving the protein MSAAPQGRASSAPRYTATGAALHQLLRELERFAQEGLALGRLSSVRLALLHSAMHGEKTASELARERGASRQATLRVVDSLLAEGWLERAPNPRHRRAPLLRATPLGRRTYFAAAHEEAAALNSLAEHCAYEEVAAALKLLRTIREHATRG
- a CDS encoding NAD(P)-binding protein yields the protein MAKGKKVAKSGGAPERKKIAIVGGGPAGLSAAFHLTRDPAWREKYEITVYQLGWRVGGKGATGRDAANHQRIEEHGIHGFCNFYFNTFAMMRDVYTNLAAADRDQLPTQQLSTAFLGSSRTYAIAATPLVWRGVLDWLPATEGDPWDASWTPDLGWKQVVRGVLIQLAWRGRSDEEHQTVDESDLLRGDYEPAVQAAASALHRTIWRIWQEQAGVPGDLPSDMIDARLQAWIADLDAQRQAFGIVVNAALGNAFPPTPPPAVAQPVRPPNATALRALSVLDLYWTVLRGIIAERSLLPGADLDQSDAVDYRDWLVKHGVSNLVLSSPILTYVANILFAYPNGDTSARPQLSAASWVTWMLRSVIGRGAYFYFMAAGTGESVILPLYLSLARAGVRFEFFHKLVGAKSSGGANARVTELHFRRQARTKNDRPYQPLVEVGPTRATKGAFWAWPNKPNYEQLRDASTLRGADLEAWESQPGERARKLELRKDFDEVVWAVPPTITRLVGDAGMKKKWAFMSQLGTTSTQAAQVWLTESTKKLGWKPLENATAPTVRPSERYACSSYPQPLNAFVVFDDLIEYEAWPEQESPHGLIYLCAQLQELDQPETERSRKRDEVRVETATSSALRLIAKFLPCAWIGPSDPYSLRFELLHVPGAASATAKGEERLRAQYYRANTRPTEAYVQANPGTAAARRFAWDSGFANVVLAGDWTYTGMNMGAFESAITGGKLAAFALVGNAAQLDAIHGFTFLRASARAEAERALASGVVPRLK
- a CDS encoding acyl-CoA thioesterase II yields the protein MNRFEELRALLDLEQIELNIFRGQNERGQIGRLFGGQVLSQALMAAGRTVEHLPAHSLHGYFLRHGDPGVPVVYTVDRLRDGKSFVTRNVVAYQRGQAILNLSASFHRAEAGIEHQDAMPPAPEPESVPTWDQRMEQARERFPNWQERYERGAPPIDFRFVNLPVYLGGEPGPDPNLMWLRADGELPESDALLHQCFITYATDMSMIDTIVRHHARPSSFMAGMSASLDHAVWFHRPFRANEWLLYAQDSPCAYGARGFARGAIFTRAGVRVASVAQEGLVRRGTPAKRP
- the aceE gene encoding pyruvate dehydrogenase (acetyl-transferring), homodimeric type, giving the protein MANETRDIDADETQEWLEALESVLQTDGVERGHYLIERLIDRARRAGAHLPYKATTAYLNTIHVSEEPHMSGEPGLEHRIRSLVRWNALAMVVQANRESSELGGHIATWASAATLYDVGFNHFWKGPDHADGADLIYVQGHSSPGIYARAFLEGRLSEEQLHNFRQETGKRGVSSYPHPWLMPDFWQFPTVSMGLGPIMAIYQARFMKYLEHRGLAEMRGRKVWAFMGDGEMDEPESLGAIGLAAREGLDNLVFVVNCNLQRLDGPVRGNGKIIQELEGTFRGAGWNVLKVIWGDAWDPLLARDKKGLLLERMERAVDGDYQNYKAKGGAYVREHFFGVHPELKAMVANMTDDDIWQLNRGGHDPRKIFSAYHAAVNQVGQPTVILAKTIKGYGMGEAGEGKNFTHQQKKLGDEQLKKFRDRYRIPIPDDRIGDAPFYKPADGSPELEYMHERRRALGGYLPARRANAPKLEVPPLSAFDALLQGSGEREMSTTMAFVRMLTALLRDKKLGKYIVPIVPDESRTFGMEGLFRQLGIYSSQGQLYEPVDSDTFAYYREEKTGQMLQEGICEAGGLSSWIAAGTSYANHGLPMLPFYIFYSMFGFQRVGDLIWAAGDSRTRGFLLGGTAGRTTLSGEGLQHQDGHSHVWAAAVPNCVAYDPAYAYELVTIIQDGMRRMLHEQEDVFYYVTVMNENYAQPAMPEGAREEILRGMHLVRAGEGDGERVQLLGAGTILREALAAAELLRDDFGIAADVWSVTSFSELARDGAAAERWNLLHPGEAQRTSFVSQQLAGRRGPVIAATDYVRAVSEQIRPYVPATYRTLGTDGFGRSDLRERLRRFFEVDRGFIAAAALKALCDEGRVPPATVRLALDKYGIDAEKPQPVRS